The Argiope bruennichi chromosome 9, qqArgBrue1.1, whole genome shotgun sequence genome contains a region encoding:
- the LOC129983813 gene encoding uncharacterized protein LOC129983813 yields MARLCYLLFFVLTVQGFGVMGFLQGCNTSKCHDLELRREMENIGYVPTTEEQLNKLCPPALKAVQCATETIQGCVGRPLTELSTSDNKTVAGFAHGVVSTGNLIIDICTPGSDFRDSYLANVVCFKELVTDPEATIKCHQQGMNVYNSYKQSRDALSNEITDEDEERESCMVTAYRLACFASKLHDKCGENARKTFVDTLKKFQYLKWSDCTEAHIHNLKTEFLESLQLEEQRKNIFSSVFESKKRRK; encoded by the exons ATGGCTCGCTTGTGCTACTTGCTCTTTTTCGTCTTAACAGTGCAAG GTTTTGGGGTAATGGGATTTCTACAAGGCTGCAATACGAGTAAATGTCATGATTTGGAATTAAGGAGGGAAATGGAGAATATAGGCTACGTGCCAACCACTGAAGAACAACTGAATAAATTATGCCC ACCTGCTTTGAAGGCAGTGCAATGTGCAACAGAAACTATACAGGGTTGCGTAGGAAGACCCCTTACCGAATTGTCAACTTCCGATAACAAGACAGTCGCTGGATTTGCACATGGAGTAGTTTCCACCGGGAATCTCATTATCGATATCTGCACTCCAGGATCTGACTTTCGTGACa gCTACCTGGCCAACGTAGTTTGCTTTAAAGAATTGGTGACCGATCCTGAAGCTACAATCAAGTGTCATCAACAAGGTATGAATGTGTACAATTCATACAAGCAATCAAGGGATGCTCTGAGTAACGAAATTACTGATGAGGACGAAGAAAGGGAATCTTGCAT ggtGACAGCCTACAGGTTGGCATGTTTTGCTTCTAAACTCCATGACAAATGTGGCGAAAATGCACGCAAAACATTCGTGGACACTCTGAAGAAATTCCAATATCTGAAATGGAGTGATTGCACTGAAGCACACATTCACAATCTCAAAACGGAATTCCTGGAGTCCCTTCAACTAGAAGAgcagaggaaaaatatattttcttcagttttcGAATCGAAGAAacgaaggaaataa